The Actinocatenispora sera genome has a window encoding:
- the rpmA gene encoding 50S ribosomal protein L27: protein MAHKKGASSSRNGRDSNAQRLGVKRFGGQLVNAGEIIIRQRGTKFHPGDLVGRGKDDTLFALSAGNVEFGRKRGRRVISIVPVQQ, encoded by the coding sequence ATGGCACACAAGAAGGGTGCGTCGAGTTCGCGCAACGGCCGCGACTCCAACGCTCAGCGGCTCGGCGTGAAGCGCTTCGGTGGTCAGCTGGTGAACGCCGGCGAGATCATCATTCGCCAGCGTGGCACCAAGTTCCACCCGGGTGACCTGGTCGGCCGGGGCAAGGACGACACGCTGTTCGCGCTCAGCGCCGGCAACGTCGAGTTCGGCCGCAAGCGCGGTCGCCGGGTGATCAGCATCGTTCCGGTGCAGCAGTAG
- the obgE gene encoding GTPase ObgE, which produces MTTFVDRAVLHVQAGNGGHGCMSIHREKFKPLGGPDGGNGGRGGDVILEVDAGVHTLLDFHYRPHLKAANGKPGQGSNRDGAQGEDLRVRVPDGTVVLTADGEVIADLVGTGTSIVIAHGGRGGRGNAALANSRRKAPGFAELGEPGDASDVVVELKSVADVGLVGFPSAGKSSLISVLSAARPKIADYPFTTLQPNLGVVRAGEVTFTIADVPGLIPGAATGKGLGLDFLRHIERCAVLVHVVDLATEEPGRDPASDIDAIEAELAAYGGLTDRPRIVVLNKLDVPHGRELAEIVAADLAERGWPIFELSAVTREGLRRFTFALADAVRRYRAEHPPTEPTRIVLRPAAVDESHFEVAVDPDGVYVVTGPRPERWVRQTDFSNNEAIGYLADRLARLGVEEALAKAGAQPGAPVRIGAIEFDWQPTLFSDKDFVPGRLGTDYRLDADDRVGADDRLAARKARRQHVEVEGEWSDADA; this is translated from the coding sequence GTGACCACGTTCGTGGATCGGGCCGTACTGCACGTACAGGCCGGTAACGGTGGCCACGGCTGCATGTCGATCCACCGGGAGAAGTTCAAGCCGCTGGGCGGCCCGGACGGCGGCAACGGAGGCCGCGGCGGCGATGTGATCCTGGAGGTCGACGCGGGCGTACACACCCTGTTGGACTTCCACTACCGACCGCACCTGAAGGCTGCGAACGGCAAGCCCGGCCAGGGCTCGAACCGGGACGGCGCGCAGGGCGAGGACCTGCGGGTCCGGGTACCGGACGGCACCGTGGTGCTGACCGCCGACGGTGAGGTGATCGCCGACCTGGTCGGTACCGGTACCAGCATCGTGATCGCGCACGGCGGTCGCGGCGGGCGGGGCAACGCGGCGCTGGCGAACTCGCGGCGCAAGGCGCCCGGGTTCGCAGAGCTGGGCGAGCCGGGCGACGCCTCCGACGTGGTGGTGGAGCTCAAGAGCGTCGCCGACGTCGGCCTGGTCGGCTTCCCCAGCGCCGGCAAGTCGTCGCTGATCTCGGTGCTGTCCGCGGCCCGGCCGAAGATCGCCGACTACCCGTTCACCACGCTGCAGCCCAACCTCGGGGTGGTGCGCGCGGGCGAGGTCACGTTCACCATCGCCGACGTACCGGGGCTGATCCCGGGCGCCGCCACCGGCAAGGGCCTCGGCCTGGACTTCCTGCGCCACATCGAGCGGTGTGCGGTGCTGGTGCACGTGGTGGACCTGGCGACCGAGGAGCCGGGCCGGGACCCGGCCAGCGACATCGACGCGATCGAGGCCGAACTCGCCGCGTACGGCGGGCTCACCGACCGGCCGCGCATCGTGGTGCTGAACAAGCTGGACGTGCCGCACGGGCGGGAGCTGGCCGAGATCGTCGCCGCCGACCTGGCCGAGCGCGGCTGGCCGATCTTCGAGCTGTCCGCGGTGACCCGGGAGGGGCTGCGGCGGTTCACGTTCGCGCTGGCCGACGCCGTCCGGCGGTACCGCGCGGAGCACCCGCCGACCGAGCCGACCCGCATCGTGCTGCGCCCGGCGGCGGTGGACGAGAGCCACTTCGAGGTGGCCGTCGACCCCGATGGGGTGTACGTGGTGACCGGACCGCGGCCGGAGCGCTGGGTGCGGCAGACCGACTTCTCCAACAACGAGGCGATCGGCTACCTGGCCGACCGGCTGGCGCGGCTGGGGGTGGAGGAGGCGCTGGCGAAGGCCGGCGCGCAGCCCGGCGCACCGGTGCGGATCGGTGCGATCGAGTTCGACTGGCAGCCGACGCTGTTCTCGGACAAGGACTTCGTGCCGGGCCGGCTGGGTACCGACTACCGGCTGGACGCCGACGACCGGGTCGGGGCCGACGATCGGCTGGCGGCGCGCAAGGCCCGCCGGCAGCACGTCGAGGTCGAGGGCGAGTGGTCCGACGCGGACGCCTGA
- a CDS encoding DHA2 family efflux MFS transporter permease subunit: MSRFNGNPWAVLFALCLGFFMILLDTTIVTIAVPAISDGLHASLDDILWIQSGYVLVYAVLLITAGRLGDMVGGKRIYLIGLVVFVLASAACGVARNPDQLIAARLVQGVGGALLTPQTLAIINRIFPPERRGAAFGVWGAVAGVAAIAGPTLGGLLITYASWEWIFYLNVPIGIVGFLLALLVVPNITEHRQHRLDILGTALITVALFLVTYGLIEGENYHWGQVWHFVSIPLIIALGVALVIVFLITQYFEKNEPLVPFTILRDRNYSLMNFVAMAMSFGMMGLFLPITIYLQSVLGLSAFDAGLTIAPMSLVSLVVAPFAGRLADKIGGKYILFVGLLLFAAGMALILDQSTVDSSRWTFLPGLLISGLGMGCIFAPMTTVAMRNIPAALSGAASGVFNTTRQLGAVVGSAAVGALLQAQLSGKLAASAQAHADKIPPQFREQFVAGFSRSSGGLDVGRTQTEVKPPPGMPQQAVEQLKQIAADTFHVGYVNAMRPTLILPIGVLVLAALSCLFIKRRKRSRDAAVPAGSPAAAEPAE; encoded by the coding sequence ATGTCGAGGTTCAACGGCAACCCGTGGGCCGTGCTGTTCGCGCTGTGCCTCGGGTTCTTCATGATCCTGCTGGACACCACGATCGTGACGATCGCGGTGCCGGCGATCAGCGACGGCCTGCACGCCTCGCTGGACGACATCCTGTGGATCCAGAGCGGGTACGTGCTGGTCTACGCGGTACTGCTGATCACCGCCGGCCGGCTCGGCGACATGGTCGGCGGCAAGCGGATCTACCTGATCGGCCTGGTCGTGTTCGTGCTCGCCTCGGCCGCCTGCGGCGTGGCCCGCAACCCCGACCAGCTGATCGCGGCCCGGCTGGTCCAGGGCGTCGGCGGCGCGCTGCTGACCCCGCAGACGCTCGCCATCATCAACCGGATCTTCCCGCCGGAGCGGCGCGGGGCCGCCTTCGGCGTCTGGGGCGCGGTCGCCGGGGTCGCGGCCATCGCCGGGCCGACGCTCGGCGGGCTGCTCATCACGTACGCCAGCTGGGAGTGGATCTTCTACCTGAACGTGCCGATCGGCATCGTCGGGTTCCTGCTGGCGCTGCTCGTGGTCCCGAACATCACCGAGCACCGGCAGCACCGCCTCGACATCCTGGGTACGGCACTGATCACCGTGGCGCTGTTCCTCGTCACGTACGGGCTGATCGAGGGCGAGAACTACCACTGGGGCCAGGTGTGGCACTTCGTGTCCATCCCGCTGATCATCGCGCTCGGCGTCGCCCTGGTGATCGTCTTCCTGATCACCCAGTACTTCGAGAAGAACGAGCCACTGGTGCCGTTCACGATCCTGCGCGACCGGAACTACTCGCTGATGAACTTCGTGGCGATGGCCATGTCGTTCGGGATGATGGGGCTGTTCCTGCCGATCACCATCTACCTGCAGTCGGTGCTCGGGCTCTCGGCGTTCGACGCCGGCCTGACGATCGCGCCGATGTCGCTGGTGTCGCTGGTGGTCGCACCGTTCGCGGGCCGGCTCGCCGACAAGATCGGCGGCAAGTACATCCTGTTCGTCGGGCTGCTGCTGTTCGCCGCCGGGATGGCACTGATCCTGGACCAGTCCACAGTGGACAGTTCGCGGTGGACGTTCCTGCCCGGGCTGCTGATCTCCGGGCTCGGGATGGGCTGCATCTTCGCGCCGATGACCACGGTGGCGATGCGCAACATCCCGGCCGCGCTGTCCGGTGCCGCCTCCGGCGTGTTCAACACCACCCGGCAACTCGGCGCGGTGGTCGGCAGCGCCGCGGTCGGCGCGCTGCTGCAGGCGCAGCTGTCCGGCAAGCTCGCCGCCTCGGCACAGGCGCACGCGGACAAGATCCCGCCGCAGTTCCGGGAGCAGTTCGTGGCCGGGTTCTCCCGCTCCTCCGGCGGGCTGGACGTGGGACGAACGCAGACCGAGGTGAAGCCGCCTCCCGGGATGCCGCAGCAGGCGGTCGAGCAGCTCAAGCAGATCGCCGCCGACACGTTCCACGTCGGCTACGTCAACGCGATGCGGCCCACCCTGATCCTGCCCATCGGGGTCCTCGTCCTGGCCGCGCTCAGCTGCCTGTTCATCAAGCGCCGCAAGCGGTCCCGCGATGCGGCCGTACCGGCCGGCAGCCCCGCCGCGGCCGAACCCGCGGAGTGA
- a CDS encoding ABC transporter permease → MGIDVPWPRPGTLRTSLALAGAGFRRWATYRQAMLAGAFTNTIFGFLRCSVMLAVAGGAGGVAAGYRGPQLVTYVWVGQGLLAVVQLWGWTELADRVRTGDVQCDLLRPIHPVLTYLTADLGRAAFAMCTRFAAPLVVGALAFQLYVPHRLTTYPLALVSVLAATVVSFGVRYLVNLSAFWLLDIRGVLVAWLLCANVLTGLYFPLAFLPGWVQPILWYGTPFPSILQAPVDVLVERGSEAHQLSILAVQLGWAAAVLALAVLVQRRAERRLVVQGG, encoded by the coding sequence ATGGGCATCGACGTGCCCTGGCCGCGGCCAGGGACGCTACGAACATCACTCGCGCTGGCCGGCGCGGGTTTCCGGCGGTGGGCGACCTACCGGCAGGCGATGCTGGCCGGCGCGTTCACGAACACGATCTTCGGCTTCCTGCGCTGCTCGGTGATGCTCGCGGTGGCCGGCGGGGCGGGCGGCGTCGCGGCCGGCTACCGGGGCCCGCAGCTCGTCACGTACGTGTGGGTCGGGCAGGGGCTGCTCGCCGTGGTGCAGCTGTGGGGCTGGACCGAGCTCGCCGACCGGGTCCGCACCGGCGACGTGCAGTGCGACCTGCTGCGGCCGATCCACCCGGTACTCACCTACCTGACGGCCGATCTGGGCCGGGCCGCGTTCGCGATGTGTACCCGCTTCGCGGCGCCGCTGGTGGTCGGCGCGCTGGCGTTCCAGCTGTACGTACCGCACCGGCTCACCACCTACCCGCTGGCGCTGGTGAGCGTGCTGGCCGCGACCGTGGTGTCGTTCGGGGTGCGCTACCTGGTCAACCTGAGCGCGTTCTGGCTGCTGGACATCCGCGGTGTGCTGGTCGCCTGGCTGCTCTGCGCGAACGTACTGACCGGGCTGTACTTCCCGCTCGCCTTCCTGCCCGGCTGGGTGCAGCCCATCCTGTGGTACGGCACGCCGTTCCCGTCGATCCTGCAGGCGCCGGTGGACGTGCTGGTCGAGCGCGGCTCCGAGGCGCACCAGCTGTCGATCCTGGCGGTACAGCTGGGCTGGGCCGCGGCGGTGCTGGCGCTGGCGGTGCTGGTGCAGCGGCGGGCCGAGCGGCGGCTGGTGGTGCAGGGTGGCTGA
- a CDS encoding ABC transporter permease, which yields MAEHPRTTAYRALLVAQVRAQTQYRFSFWLDAVSSSVVSLLDIVAVLVLFRATPALGGFSVRQCLLIASLGNVAFSLADAVVGNIDTMRQYIRTGRLDSILLRPMGVLPQLVFGDFAPRRLGRVLQSGLVLAGTLIWLDPQWTAGRVVLVVAAPLAGAVIFGSVFVAGSTVAFWFVESGEFANAFTYGGRDFTLYPISIYPGWFRKIFAYGLGFAFVAYYPALALLGVPDPLGAPPALAWCSPLIALPAVLAAALVWRVGVRHYRSTGS from the coding sequence GTGGCTGAGCATCCACGGACGACCGCGTACCGCGCGCTGCTGGTGGCGCAGGTGCGGGCGCAGACCCAGTACCGGTTCTCGTTCTGGCTGGACGCGGTGTCCTCCTCGGTGGTGTCGCTGCTGGACATCGTCGCGGTGCTGGTGCTGTTCCGGGCCACGCCGGCGTTGGGCGGGTTCTCGGTGCGGCAGTGCCTGCTGATCGCGTCGCTGGGCAACGTGGCGTTCTCGTTGGCCGATGCGGTGGTGGGCAACATCGACACGATGCGCCAATACATCCGGACCGGCCGGCTGGACTCGATCCTGCTGCGTCCGATGGGGGTGCTGCCGCAGCTGGTGTTCGGCGACTTCGCGCCGCGGCGGCTGGGCCGGGTGCTGCAGAGCGGCCTCGTGCTTGCCGGCACCCTGATCTGGCTTGATCCACAGTGGACGGCTGGGCGAGTGGTGCTGGTGGTGGCGGCGCCGCTGGCCGGCGCGGTCATCTTCGGCTCGGTGTTCGTCGCCGGCTCGACCGTGGCGTTCTGGTTCGTCGAGTCGGGCGAGTTCGCGAACGCGTTCACCTACGGCGGGCGCGACTTCACGCTGTACCCGATCTCGATCTATCCGGGCTGGTTCCGCAAGATCTTCGCGTACGGGCTGGGTTTCGCGTTCGTCGCCTACTACCCGGCACTGGCGCTGCTCGGGGTGCCCGACCCGCTCGGCGCGCCGCCGGCGCTGGCCTGGTGCTCCCCGCTGATCGCGCTCCCGGCAGTGCTCGCCGCGGCGCTGGTCTGGCGGGTCGGGGTGCGCCACTACCGCTCCACCGGATCGTGA
- a CDS encoding ABC transporter ATP-binding protein, with protein MIETHGLRKDFVVRRKVGRLRRERHVTAAVHDVDLAIEAGEMVGYIGPNGAGKSTTLKMLTGVLSPSAGEVRVCGLRPVAQRTRLALRIGVVFGQRSQLWWDLPLAESFQLLRHVYRVPAADHAARLRRCRRLLELDEFLDTPVRQLSLGQRMRGEITAALLHAPRILFLDEPTIGLDVVSKQSVRAFLAELGEAGDTTLMLTTHDLADIERLCRRLVVIDHGRVVHDGTLGELHARYESRRRVVAELDVPWDGAAAPSGTSIEAVEADAHRVTFALRGATAGELIAGLAATGALRDVSVLEPDIEDVVARLYAAPAPSHS; from the coding sequence CTGATCGAGACGCACGGGCTGCGCAAGGACTTCGTGGTACGGCGCAAGGTGGGTCGGCTGCGACGGGAGCGGCACGTCACCGCCGCGGTGCACGACGTCGACCTGGCCATCGAGGCGGGGGAGATGGTCGGCTACATCGGCCCGAACGGCGCCGGCAAGTCGACCACGCTGAAGATGCTCACCGGAGTGCTGAGCCCGTCCGCCGGCGAGGTACGGGTCTGCGGCCTGCGGCCGGTCGCGCAGCGCACCAGGCTGGCGCTACGGATCGGTGTGGTCTTCGGGCAGCGCTCGCAGCTGTGGTGGGATCTGCCGCTGGCCGAGTCGTTCCAGCTGCTGCGGCACGTGTACCGGGTGCCGGCGGCCGACCACGCGGCCCGGCTGCGGCGCTGCCGGCGGCTGCTGGAGCTGGACGAGTTCCTGGACACCCCGGTCCGGCAGCTCTCGCTCGGGCAGCGGATGCGCGGCGAGATCACCGCGGCACTGCTGCACGCGCCGCGGATCCTGTTCCTGGACGAGCCGACGATCGGGTTGGACGTGGTCAGCAAGCAGTCGGTGCGGGCGTTCCTGGCCGAGCTGGGCGAGGCCGGCGACACGACGCTGATGCTGACCACGCACGACCTGGCCGACATCGAGCGGCTGTGCCGCCGGCTGGTGGTGATCGACCACGGCCGGGTGGTGCACGACGGGACGCTCGGTGAGCTGCACGCTCGTTACGAGTCCCGGCGGCGGGTGGTGGCCGAGCTCGACGTGCCGTGGGACGGTGCCGCGGCACCGTCCGGTACCAGCATCGAGGCGGTGGAGGCGGATGCACACCGGGTGACGTTCGCGCTGCGCGGTGCCACGGCGGGGGAGCTGATCGCGGGCCTCGCGGCGACCGGCGCGCTACGTGACGTGTCGGTACTGGAGCCCGACATCGAGGACGTGGTGGCGCGGCTCTACGCCGCCCCGGCGCCCAGCCACTCGTGA
- a CDS encoding ABC transporter substrate-binding protein, with amino-acid sequence MSADATIRDAATQLRLSRRTLFGAAAGVGLAATLAGCGGDDEGGTGAGKPLVVHINDTGSWQRNFNPYAVTQNVGTIGLFYEPLLFFNKLKPNDITPWLATKYSWSSDGKTLRMTIRKNVKWTDGKPLTVDDVVFTYQAMIDTPALNRGGIELSGVKAEGDEVVFTFPSTSFTKLWNLAGQIGIVPKHLLAGKKLDTFTNPNPVGTGPFTLSSFSSQVYQVKANPKYWKGKPAVPQVKFPAYTANAVQTGLQTGEIDWASAFVPDLKKIYEKNDPEHNKHYFPSEGLNALMVNTAKAPFVSLEVRQAVSLAIDRDRIVKSAERGYVEPAHPSGLPMPADADWVPAKYKDAKFTVDTAKAKELLKKAGYGSKKLKFELLVPSPYTDFVNSAQLMKEDLAKVGIDMTVRGVAIQDWVAKVGKGDFDVTLRGAVSGPTPFYLYRVMLASVLTKPIGQVATGNYGRWKDKHTDELLAAYEGTNDEAKQQAAVQGLATVVIEQLPVIPLFGSPSWALYRTTKYTGWPTEQNPYAMPSPATSPDMAQVLLHLKPVK; translated from the coding sequence ATGAGTGCAGACGCGACGATCCGCGACGCGGCGACGCAGCTGCGGCTGTCGCGCCGGACGCTGTTCGGTGCCGCGGCCGGGGTCGGACTGGCCGCCACGCTGGCCGGCTGCGGAGGCGACGACGAGGGTGGTACCGGCGCCGGCAAGCCGCTGGTCGTGCACATCAACGACACCGGATCCTGGCAGCGCAACTTCAACCCGTACGCGGTGACCCAGAACGTGGGCACTATCGGACTGTTCTACGAGCCGCTGCTGTTCTTCAACAAGCTCAAGCCGAACGACATCACGCCGTGGCTGGCCACCAAGTACTCGTGGAGCTCCGACGGCAAGACGCTGCGGATGACGATCCGCAAGAACGTCAAGTGGACCGACGGCAAGCCGCTGACCGTCGACGACGTGGTCTTCACCTACCAGGCGATGATCGACACGCCGGCGCTGAACCGCGGCGGCATCGAGCTGTCCGGGGTCAAGGCCGAGGGCGACGAGGTCGTCTTCACGTTCCCGTCCACCTCGTTCACCAAGCTGTGGAACCTGGCCGGCCAGATCGGCATCGTGCCCAAGCACCTGCTGGCCGGCAAGAAGCTCGACACCTTCACCAACCCGAACCCGGTGGGTACTGGGCCGTTCACGCTCAGTTCGTTCTCCTCGCAGGTCTACCAGGTCAAGGCGAACCCGAAGTACTGGAAGGGCAAGCCGGCGGTGCCGCAGGTCAAGTTCCCGGCGTACACCGCGAACGCGGTGCAGACCGGCCTGCAGACCGGCGAGATCGACTGGGCCAGCGCGTTCGTGCCGGACCTGAAGAAGATCTACGAGAAGAACGACCCGGAGCACAACAAGCACTACTTCCCGTCCGAGGGCCTGAACGCGCTGATGGTCAACACCGCCAAAGCGCCCTTCGTCTCGCTGGAGGTCCGCCAGGCGGTCAGCCTCGCGATCGACCGGGACCGGATCGTCAAGTCCGCCGAGCGCGGCTACGTCGAGCCGGCGCACCCGTCCGGGCTGCCGATGCCGGCCGACGCCGATTGGGTACCGGCCAAGTACAAGGACGCGAAGTTCACCGTCGACACCGCCAAGGCCAAGGAGCTGCTGAAGAAGGCCGGGTACGGCAGCAAGAAGCTGAAGTTCGAGCTGCTGGTGCCCTCGCCGTACACCGACTTCGTCAACTCGGCGCAGCTGATGAAGGAGGACCTGGCCAAGGTCGGCATCGACATGACCGTGCGCGGCGTGGCGATCCAGGACTGGGTGGCGAAGGTCGGCAAGGGCGACTTCGACGTGACGCTGCGCGGCGCCGTGTCCGGCCCGACCCCGTTCTACCTCTACCGGGTGATGCTGGCGAGCGTGCTGACCAAGCCGATCGGGCAGGTGGCCACCGGCAACTACGGCCGCTGGAAGGACAAGCACACCGACGAGCTGCTCGCCGCGTACGAGGGAACCAACGACGAGGCGAAGCAGCAGGCGGCGGTGCAGGGCCTGGCCACCGTGGTGATCGAGCAGCTGCCGGTGATCCCGCTGTTCGGCAGCCCGTCCTGGGCGCTGTACCGGACCACCAAGTACACCGGCTGGCCGACCGAGCAGAACCCGTACGCGATGCCGTCGCCGGCCACCTCACCCGACATGGCGCAGGTGCTGCTGCACCTCAAGCCCGTCAAGTGA
- a CDS encoding ABC transporter permease, which yields MRYLLRRLGFYLITAWAAITINFLIPRLMPGDPVDLMVARMNGQIDPDAIESMKKSFGLTGGSIWSQYWDYLGNLLHGELGRSITFYPTHVSSVIGGALPWTIGLVGIATIISYLIGTSLGVVAAWRRGTWLDSILPTTTFLQAVPYFWVALALVMVFGVSLSWLPVSGAYSLDVTTGFNGPFVASVLYHAILPAITIVVASIADRVMGMRNVMVTTLGEDYVTMAEAKGLTSRRVMWRYAARNAVLPNITSFSLSLGFVVGGSVLTEIVFSYPGIGSVLLKAVENEDFPLMQGIFLIISLAVLAANLLADIAYVALDPRTRQEA from the coding sequence TTGCGCTACCTGCTGCGGCGGCTCGGGTTCTACCTGATCACGGCCTGGGCCGCCATCACGATCAACTTCCTGATCCCCCGGCTGATGCCGGGGGACCCGGTCGACCTGATGGTTGCCCGGATGAACGGCCAGATCGACCCGGACGCGATCGAGTCGATGAAGAAGTCGTTCGGGCTGACCGGCGGCTCGATCTGGTCCCAGTACTGGGACTACCTGGGCAACCTGCTGCACGGTGAGCTGGGCCGGTCGATCACGTTCTACCCGACCCACGTGTCGTCGGTGATCGGCGGCGCGCTGCCGTGGACGATCGGGCTGGTCGGCATCGCCACCATCATCAGCTACCTGATCGGCACGTCGCTCGGCGTCGTCGCCGCCTGGCGTCGCGGTACCTGGCTCGACTCGATCCTGCCGACGACCACGTTCCTGCAGGCGGTGCCGTACTTCTGGGTGGCGCTGGCGCTGGTCATGGTGTTCGGCGTGTCGCTGTCCTGGCTGCCGGTCTCCGGTGCGTACTCGCTGGACGTCACGACCGGGTTCAACGGCCCGTTCGTCGCCAGCGTGCTGTACCACGCGATCCTGCCGGCGATCACCATCGTGGTGGCGTCGATCGCCGACCGGGTGATGGGCATGCGCAACGTCATGGTGACCACGCTCGGCGAGGACTACGTGACGATGGCCGAGGCCAAGGGTTTGACCAGCCGCCGGGTGATGTGGCGGTACGCGGCGCGCAACGCGGTCCTGCCGAACATCACCAGCTTCAGCCTCTCGCTCGGGTTCGTGGTCGGCGGCTCGGTGCTGACCGAGATCGTCTTCTCCTACCCGGGGATCGGTTCGGTGCTGCTCAAGGCCGTGGAGAACGAGGACTTCCCGTTGATGCAGGGCATCTTCCTGATCATCTCGCTGGCCGTACTGGCGGCGAACCTGCTCGCCGACATCGCCTACGTGGCGCTCGACCCGCGTACCCGGCAGGAGGCGTGA
- a CDS encoding ABC transporter permease, with the protein MRGILRSPKIVAGLLILAFFVVLAVLGPLLVGADPTKTSGAGLAGPSAAHWLGTTQSGQDVLAQVVYGARISMGVGVLSALIATALSIVVGLVGGYVGGVVDEVLSLITNIFLVLPALPLVIVLAGYLPSRGVMSVAAVIAVTGWAWGARVLRAQTLTLRGRDYVQAAKAGGERAWRIVFAEILPVEFPVIATSFLATVLAAILAEAGLSFLGLANLSTVSWGTMLYFAQNNQALLVGAWWWFIPPGLCIALIGAGLGLLNFGIDEIANPRLRTVLPKRARRARRAEVTS; encoded by the coding sequence ATGAGGGGCATCCTGCGATCCCCGAAGATCGTCGCCGGGCTGCTGATCCTCGCGTTCTTCGTCGTGCTCGCGGTGCTCGGGCCGCTGCTGGTCGGCGCCGACCCGACGAAGACCAGTGGCGCCGGCCTGGCCGGCCCGTCCGCCGCGCACTGGCTCGGTACCACCCAGAGCGGCCAGGACGTGCTCGCCCAGGTGGTGTACGGCGCGCGCATCTCGATGGGTGTCGGCGTGCTGTCCGCGCTCATCGCCACCGCGCTGTCCATCGTGGTCGGCCTGGTCGGCGGGTACGTCGGCGGCGTGGTGGACGAGGTGCTGTCGCTGATCACCAACATCTTCCTGGTCCTGCCGGCGCTGCCGCTGGTGATCGTGCTCGCCGGCTACCTGCCCAGCCGCGGTGTCATGTCGGTGGCCGCGGTGATCGCGGTGACCGGCTGGGCCTGGGGCGCCCGGGTGCTGCGGGCGCAGACGCTGACGCTGCGCGGCCGGGACTACGTGCAGGCGGCCAAGGCCGGTGGCGAACGCGCCTGGCGGATCGTGTTCGCCGAGATCCTGCCGGTGGAGTTCCCGGTCATCGCGACGAGCTTCCTCGCCACCGTGCTGGCCGCGATCCTGGCCGAGGCCGGCCTGTCGTTCCTCGGCCTGGCGAACCTGTCCACGGTCAGCTGGGGCACCATGCTCTACTTCGCGCAGAACAACCAGGCGCTGCTGGTCGGTGCGTGGTGGTGGTTCATCCCGCCGGGCCTGTGCATCGCGCTGATCGGCGCCGGGCTGGGTCTGCTCAACTTCGGCATCGACGAGATCGCCAACCCGCGGCTGCGTACCGTCCTGCCCAAGCGCGCCCGGCGCGCCCGCCGCGCGGAGGTGACCTCATGA
- a CDS encoding ABC transporter ATP-binding protein: protein MTEPSASGAKTTLAPAEPVLSMRGLSVDYLTGTTPVHAVDDVTLELHRGEILGLAGESGSGKSTLANAVARLLKPPALVTAGEVLYHPAGGAEPVDVLRMNAKTLRKFRWRELSVVFQSAMNSLNPVSTVGAQIDDTLRAHDTTLTAPQRQERAVELLRRVGISADRVKSYPHELSGGMRQRAAIAIALALNPEIIIMDEPTTALDVVVQRDILREISALRREYGFAVVFITHDLSLLLSMADRIAVMYAGQLVEVGAARDVHDAPSHPYTHGLLHSFPKLRGPREELLGIPGTPPDLRDLPPGCPFHPRCRFAVDACAELTPALLEAHSGQYAACLAHDPASYGAPVPTELSGEGSGR from the coding sequence ATGACCGAACCGTCGGCGAGCGGTGCGAAGACCACGCTGGCACCGGCCGAGCCGGTGCTGTCGATGCGCGGGCTGTCGGTCGACTACCTGACCGGCACCACGCCGGTGCACGCGGTCGACGACGTCACACTGGAACTGCACCGGGGCGAGATCCTGGGCCTGGCCGGCGAGTCCGGCTCCGGCAAGTCGACGCTGGCCAACGCGGTGGCGCGGCTGCTCAAGCCGCCGGCGCTGGTGACCGCGGGCGAGGTGCTGTACCACCCGGCCGGCGGTGCCGAGCCGGTGGACGTGCTGCGGATGAACGCCAAGACGCTGCGCAAGTTCCGCTGGCGCGAGTTGTCCGTGGTGTTCCAGTCGGCGATGAACTCGCTGAACCCGGTGTCGACCGTCGGCGCGCAGATCGACGACACGCTGCGGGCGCACGACACGACGCTGACCGCCCCGCAGCGGCAGGAGCGCGCGGTGGAGCTGCTGCGCCGGGTCGGCATCTCCGCCGACCGGGTGAAGAGCTACCCGCACGAGCTGTCCGGCGGGATGCGGCAGCGCGCCGCGATCGCGATCGCGCTGGCGCTCAACCCCGAGATCATCATCATGGACGAGCCGACCACCGCGCTGGACGTGGTGGTGCAGCGCGACATCCTGCGGGAGATCTCGGCGCTGCGCCGCGAGTACGGGTTCGCCGTCGTGTTCATCACCCACGACCTGTCGCTGCTGCTGTCGATGGCCGACCGGATCGCCGTGATGTACGCGGGGCAGCTGGTCGAGGTGGGCGCCGCGCGCGACGTGCACGACGCGCCGAGTCACCCGTACACGCACGGGCTGCTGCACTCGTTCCCGAAGCTGCGCGGGCCGCGCGAGGAACTGCTCGGCATCCCCGGTACGCCACCGGATCTGCGCGACCTGCCGCCGGGCTGCCCGTTCCACCCGCGTTGCCGGTTCGCCGTCGACGCCTGCGCCGAGCTGACGCCGGCGCTGCTGGAAGCCCACAGTGGACAGTACGCGGCCTGCCTGGCGCACGATCCGGCGTCCTACGGCGCGCCGGTACCGACCGAGCTGAGCGGGGAGGGGAGCGGTCGATGA